GAAACAGCAGAAAGGTGGCCAGAGCTGACCTCAGATTTATTGTGTGCAAAGAGCTTGGATATAAACTGGACTGCGGTACTGCGCTTTCTGTGGGCGGAGCTTAAGGAAACAGTATCAGGAAGAGTTAGTTCCCCGACATTAATTCTATTTGGATCTAGTGTATACATATACAAGGCTTTTAAAACAAGGTTGAGTAGCACTGGGAGTATAGCGACTGAAGGCATTAAAGACTTCGACGAATGGGAGTACCATGTTAATGAACAACTGGGTAAACAAGCGGGTCTGTACCCAGAGGCGCAGCGGGCTCGACTGCAATTCCAGCGGAATAAGTTTGAACCGATCTCCTTCAATTACATTGAGCCGTACGACGAAGGCGATGATGATTTTAAAAACAGCTCCAAGACGAAATCTACATCTAAAAAGTATAAGGGACGAAGAGGATTAAATTCCTTCAAAAAGTCTTCTAAAACGTATACAAGAAAGGGCGCAAGCCAAAATGGAGGCTTCGATAGCTCTAAGAAGTCAAGTTCCTCTCTCA
This window of the Eremothecium sinecaudum strain ATCC 58844 chromosome VII, complete sequence genome carries:
- the NVJ1 gene encoding Nvj1p (Syntenic homolog of Saccharomyces cerevisiae YHR195W (NVJ1) not in Ashbya gossypii); amino-acid sequence: MISGLPNTSDIVRYTQIARLIILTLIIVVLFLLTLLIGIVLVHLSTLLSVLIQETAERWPELTSDLLCAKSLDINWTAVLRFLWAELKETVSGRVSSPTLILFGSSVYIYKAFKTRLSSTGSIATEGIKDFDEWEYHVNEQLGKQAGLYPEAQRARLQFQRNKFEPISFNYIEPYDEGDDDFKNSSKTKSTSKKYKGRRGLNSFKKSSKTYTRKGASQNGGFDSSKKSSSSLSKDEEISRKYKGSDTDPQKALVEYSSETKTLIYHAYPPKTAELKAQLTREQVTAQPFLY